One genomic window of Halolamina sediminis includes the following:
- a CDS encoding helix-turn-helix domain-containing protein, producing MKYVRLRVAFSEETINPVHEAICDSDTIERDVLLHEDRSGPDRDTLLYRVDGEPEAFAGMLRAAPSVLEWAFTPAENGTFYAFVEQETPDRDEEILDAISRTGIMVVPPIEFASDGTATVTLVGTAGAIRPALEELPEEMRTEVLRVGEYDRRRELFDSGLTQRQREAVAAAVDAGYYDSPRRGSIEDVAAALGVSPSTAAEHLRKAESRVMAAVLDVDA from the coding sequence ATGAAGTACGTCCGGCTGCGCGTCGCGTTCTCCGAGGAGACGATCAACCCTGTCCACGAGGCGATCTGTGACTCCGACACCATCGAGCGCGACGTGTTGCTCCACGAGGACCGCTCCGGGCCGGACCGGGACACGCTGCTGTACCGCGTCGACGGCGAGCCCGAAGCGTTCGCCGGGATGCTCCGGGCTGCGCCCTCGGTGCTCGAGTGGGCGTTCACGCCGGCGGAGAACGGGACGTTCTACGCGTTCGTCGAACAGGAGACGCCCGATCGGGACGAGGAGATCCTCGACGCGATCTCCCGGACGGGGATCATGGTCGTCCCGCCGATCGAGTTCGCCAGCGACGGGACCGCGACGGTCACGCTGGTCGGGACGGCGGGTGCGATCCGGCCGGCGCTGGAAGAACTCCCAGAGGAGATGCGGACCGAGGTGCTCCGCGTCGGCGAGTACGACCGCCGGCGTGAACTGTTCGACTCCGGGCTGACCCAACGCCAGCGCGAGGCGGTCGCGGCCGCGGTCGACGCCGGCTACTACGACAGCCCCCGGCGCGGCTCGATCGAGGACGTGGCGGCGGCGCTCGGAGTGTCGCCGTCGACGGCCGCCGAACACCTGCGGAAAGCCGAGAGCCGGGTGATGGCCGCGGTGCTGGACGTCGACGCGTGA